A single region of the Dryobates pubescens isolate bDryPub1 chromosome 40, bDryPub1.pri, whole genome shotgun sequence genome encodes:
- the RACGAP1 gene encoding rac GTPase-activating protein 1, with protein MEAAVLTLWGLYDQLVHQAEALSEGNEAQFLQLAKSFEEWRQKWQRTGQELGRCQELLRRSEAERGALQVKLKHARNQVDVELKRRQKAERDCEKLERQIQLIRELLMCDGSGSIQLNEEQKSALAFLNRPKTSLGGAGNSRLSTIDESGSILSDISFDKTDDSLDWDSSVVKAVRLKRREKRRSSRQFAEGPPGPEKKSRTVVSTADQGNESIIAKTTLTVPNDGGPIEAVSTIQTVPGPRRSRRKSGPFQPLSSELNICSQQLEPKAESESCGTPQSNGGVRLHDFVSKTVIKPESCVPCGKRVKFGKLSLKCRDCRVVAHPECRDRCPLPCTPALAGTPLRPGEGTLMDFVPSTPPMIPSILVHCVNEIEQRGLHETGLYRVSGCDKTVRELKEKFFRTKTVPLLSKVEDIHAICGLLKDFLRSLKEPLLTYRLNKAFMEAAEIPDEDNSMAAMYQAVGELPQANRHTLAFLMVHLQRVAQSPETKMDVANLAKVFGPTIVAHAVPDPDPMTLLQDTKRQPKVVECLLLLPVDYWSQLMMVEQENLDPAHVIENTKAYFSPQTPDVKVSMLGPLTTPERQLSKTPSSSSLSQRVRSTFSRTTPKFGSKGKPSTQLGHQGTFFASPWLK; from the exons atggaggctgctgtgctgaccCTGTGGGGTCTCTATGACCAGCTGGTGCACCAGGCTGAAGCTCTGAGTGAAGGCAATGAGGCTC AGTTCCTCCAGCTGGCCAAGAGCTTCGAGGAGTGGCGTCAGAAGTGGCAGAGGacggggcaggagctgggccgctgccaggagctgctgcggcGCAGCGAGGCGGAGCGCGGCGCCCTGCAGGTGAAGCTGAAGCACGCCCGCAACCAGGTGGACGTGGAGCTGAAGCGCAGGCAGAAGGCCGAGCGGGACTGCGAGAAGCTG GAGCGACAGATCCAACTGATCCGGGAGCTGCTGATGTGTGATGGCTCTGGGAGCATTCAGCTGAATGAAGAGCAGAAGTCTGCCCTGGCCTTCCTCAACAGGCCAAAGACTTCACTTGGAGGTGCAGGCAACAGCAG GCTCTCAACCATAGATGAATCTGGCTCCATCCTGTCAGACATCAGCTTTGACAAGACTGATGACTCTCTG gaCTGGGATTCCTCTGTGGTGAAAGCTGTCAGgctgaaaaggagagagaagagg CGCTCCTCCAGGCAGTTCGCTGAGGGGCCCCCAGGGCCAGAGAAGAAGAGCAGGACAGTTGTCTCCACAGCAGACCAG GGGAATGAATCCATCATAGCCAAGACCACCCTCACAGTCCCCAACGATGGAGGCCCCATTGAAGCAGTCTCTACCATCCAGACTGTGCCTGGCCCtcggaggagcaggaggaagagtg gcCCTTTCCAGCCTCTGAGCAGTGAGCTGAACATCTGCAGCCAACAGCTGGAACCCAAAGCTGAGAGTGAGAGCTGTGGCACCCCCCAGAGCAACGGGGGAGTGAGGCTGCATGACTTTGTGTCCAAGACG GTTATCAAGCCAGagtcctgtgtgccctgtgggAAGAGGGTCAAGTTTGGGAAGCTCTCTCTCAAGTGCCGGGACTGCCGCGTGGTCGCCCACCCCGAGTGCCGCGaccgctgccccctgccctgcacccccgCCCTGGCAGGCACCCCTCTGCGCCCTggggag GGGACCCTGATGGACTTTGTCCCTTCCACTCCTCCAATGATCCCTTCCATCCTGGTGCACTGTGTTAATGAGATTGAGCAGAGAGGGCTGCATGAG ACTGGCCTCTACAGAGTGTCTGGCTGTGACAAGACCgtgagggagctgaaggagaagttcttcaggacCAAGACTGTTCCCCTGCTGAGCAAGGTGGAGGACATCCATGCCATCTGTGGCCTCCTCAAGGACTTCCTGCGCAGCCTGAAGGAGCCTCTCCTGACCTACCGCCTGAACAAGGCCTTCATGGAAGCagcag aaatCCCAGATGAGGACAACAGCATGGCTGCCATGTACCAAGCTGTTGGTGAGCTGCCTCAGGCCAACAGGCACACCTTGGCTTTCCTCATGGTCCATCTGCAGAG GGTGGCTCAGAGCCCAGAGACTAAGATGGATGTTGCCAACTTGGCCAAAGTCTTTGGCCCTACCATCGTTGCCCATGCAGTGCCAGACCCTGACCCCATGACCCTCCTGCAGGACACCAAGAGGCAGCCCAAg GTCGTGgagtgccttctgctgctgcctgtggacTACTGGAGCCAGCTGATGATGGTGGAGCAGGAGAACCTGGACCCAGCACATGTGATTGAGAACACCAAGGCCTACTTCTCTCCCCAGACACCAGATGTCAAAG TGAGCATGCTGGGCCCCCTCACCACCCCAGAGCGGCAGCTCTCCAAgaccccctcctccagctccctgtcGCAGAGGGTCCGCTCCACCTTCAGCAGGACCACCCCCAA GTTTGGCAGCAAAGGCAAACCAAGCACCCAGCTGGGGCACCAGGGCACCTTCTTTGCTTCCCCTTGGCTGAAGTGA